TTTTTTATCTGATGTAAAAATTGCATCTTTATAAAGTTCGAAATTGCTATCGAATTGAAATGTCTGTAAGCGTTTTAATGGTTCTATACTAAGACCAACAGGATCCTGAGCAATCATTTTCCGCATAAACATAGCAGCAGGAGAAAATAGGCTTTTGTATTTCTTTCGGAAGTTAGTCTCCAAAACCTTCTTCTGAATCATTTTTTCAATAACAGAATAGTCTCCCTCTTCTAAATAATAAGGTAAATAATTAATAATGAAATTATAAACCTGATCTATTGATGATGGACTTACTTTGTATTGAATATCTGCTATTAAACCACTATCATCCTTTTGTAAATTAGCAATTAGAGAATCGGCTGCTTGCAAAAGAATTTCAGGATTTACTTCTGTTGAGTCGCTTAGCTCTAAATGAAAAAATATACGATCGGCAAAATCAATAGCTTCCAAATTCTCTATTAAATTGGTCGGCATATCTTTCTCAGGCAGTAATTTACTTACATCTTCAGAAAGCTGTAAACGACTTGCATAAAAGCCCGTAACAGCAATTAAAATTACAAGTAAAGCAATAAAAATCCACTTAAACTTAAGAATTAAATGATGAAGACCTATAAACAACCTTTCCATAATTCTAATCATTATTTACTTTCCCCTGAGGGTAATTCTGTATTTATTTCCTTCCTAAAAGCTATCAATAAAAAGTAACTAACAACTCCGCTCAATACACCTGCAATTCCTGCAAAAACTACAGCTCCAAGATAATATTGAAACAGATCATTCTTAACATTATCAAAGTCGAACTGCGGACTAAAATTTATATGAGATGATTGATTTAAAAGCAATCCACCCGTTATAAAACTAAGGTAAAGCAATATAGGAATTACCGGCGGTATACTAATATTTGCAGCTACCAAAACAATTACTTTATTTAAACGAAATATTGAAGCCAAAAATACAGCCAATAACATTTGAAACCCCCAAACGGGAAAAATACCCATAAAAATACCGAAGCCAATAGCAACAGCCATTTTAAGGTTACTATCTTGAGTCCGCAAAATCTGCTCTTTAAGGATTTTTTTCGTATCTCCTTTTTTAATACTTCGAAATAAATCGCGTGGTTTTATCCATAAAAGAGCAATAATAACAAGAATAGTATTGAGAATACTTATTCTGAAAAAATCCCAAAATTTCCGAAAATGAGTAATTCTATCTTCCGGATAAAGAACTTCAATAGGAACACTATCTATCTTCACTCCCGCCCAAGAAAGTCTAACCAAACTTTCAATCTCAAACTCATAGCGAGAAGTATAAAAACGCATGGAATTTATTTCTTTCAAAGGATATAACCTATATCCGGATTGAGTATCAGGCAAAGCATTACCGGTTTCTAACTTATACCAAAAATTAGAAAACTTATGACCAAAACTACTTCCTTCCGGTATTCCATCTGATTCCATATTTCTAGCGCCAACAAGCATTATATCGGATTCTTGCTCAAGTTTTTCTAAAAACAGATGTAAGTCTTTTGCCAAATGCTGTCCATCAGAATCAATACTTATAGCATATTTAAACCCCATCTCTTCGGCTTTAGCCATACCTGCAAGCATAGCTTTTCCTTTCCCTTTATTTGTAGGAAAACTGACGACTGTTAATTGGGAATATTTATTTAAAATCTCGGCTGTATTATCTGTAGAACCATCATTTATTACAACTATCGATAGTGTATAATTCAAAATATCATCTAAAACAGCAGACAATTTGCCGGCATTGTTGTAGGTTGGAATAAGCACACAACATTTAAGAGTATCAAACTGATTCTGTAATAGCGGCATTAGTCTTTTATTAGTTTATAGTTGGCACTTATCTTAAAATAGTTTACTTTTTTACAATCAATAATTGCCTGAACCTTAATAGTTTCAGACTCCTTAGATTTTA
This window of the Bacteroidales bacterium genome carries:
- a CDS encoding DUF2062 domain-containing protein; translated protein: MPLLQNQFDTLKCCVLIPTYNNAGKLSAVLDDILNYTLSIVVINDGSTDNTAEILNKYSQLTVVSFPTNKGKGKAMLAGMAKAEEMGFKYAISIDSDGQHLAKDLHLFLEKLEQESDIMLVGARNMESDGIPEGSSFGHKFSNFWYKLETGNALPDTQSGYRLYPLKEINSMRFYTSRYEFEIESLVRLSWAGVKIDSVPIEVLYPEDRITHFRKFWDFFRISILNTILVIIALLWIKPRDLFRSIKKGDTKKILKEQILRTQDSNLKMAVAIGFGIFMGIFPVWGFQMLLAVFLASIFRLNKVIVLVAANISIPPVIPILLYLSFITGGLLLNQSSHINFSPQFDFDNVKNDLFQYYLGAVVFAGIAGVLSGVVSYFLLIAFRKEINTELPSGESK